One genomic segment of Arachis duranensis cultivar V14167 chromosome 4, aradu.V14167.gnm2.J7QH, whole genome shotgun sequence includes these proteins:
- the LOC107485937 gene encoding uncharacterized protein LOC107485937 produces the protein MSSLRLFILSLTLSLCFAFQSDELLLDDDEFGLEGGNQQPPRSDPHFPSPSTPAPRKRFTESSSSDSKIQFSLHHAFGDSDFSDAGNFSARLKTWSHGGQTLTKLRFSRNPLTEEEQKKFQELLQTDDFYRIRLPSNVLSPPGRDYIISSVKARCLPGEGLEEHFVIHTEGINILAVNYGAPGACPYPRQLKRPVRWSFKSHTILKNSEQAPRTPIFAEDVLGGEEGEGELVKPVERSFWAKYWMYLIPLGLIVMNAITQAMNMAEEQVGGQGGAPGQQQAGSAGQRGSNAGVRRR, from the exons ATGTCTTCGCTTCGCTTATTCATTCTctcactcactctctctctttgcTTCGCTTTCCAATCCGACGAGCTCCTCCTCGACGACGATGAATTCGGCCTCGAAGGCGGTAACCAACAACCGCCGCGCTCCGATCCTCACTTCCCCTCCCCTTCCACCCCCGCTCCTCGCAAGAGGTTCACCGAATCTTCCTCCTCCGATTCTAAGATCCAGTTCTCCCTCCACCACGCCTTCGGCGACTCCGATTTCTCCGACGCCGGCAACTTCTCTGCTCGCCTTAAGACTTGGAGTCACGGCGGCCAG ACACTGACGAAGTTGCGGTTTTCGCGGAATCCATTGACTGAAGAGGAGCAGAAGAAATTTCAA GAGCTGTTGCAAACAGATGATTTCTATAGGATAAGACTTCCATCCAATGTTTTGAGCCCTCCAGGCAGGGATTATATTATTTCTTCAGTGAAAGCT CGATGCCTTCCTGGGGAGGGATTGGAAGAGCATTTTGTAATTCATACG gAAGGTATTAACATCTTGGCTGTCAATTATGGTGCCCCTGGGGCTTGCCCTTATCCCCGGCAACTGAAGCGT CCTGTGAGGTGGTCTTTCAAGTCTCACACTATTTTGAAGAACAGTGAGCAAGCACCAAG AACTCCAATATTTGCTGAAGACGTGCTTGGTGGGGAAGAGGGAGAAGGTGAACTTGTAAAGCCAGTAGAGAGGTCCTTTTGGGCTAAATAT TGGATGTACTTGATCCCTCTTGGACTCATTGTAATGAATGCCATTACACAAGCAATGAATATGGCTGAGGAACAAGTGGGTGGGCAAGGTGGTGCTCCAGGACAGCAACAGGCAGGATCTGCAGGACAGCGTGGATCAAACGCTGGTGTGCGGAGAAGATGA